In one window of Hymenobacter nivis DNA:
- the rnc gene encoding ribonuclease III: MVSFVSRLFGSDKAFRKAVGTVTGQAPGNARLYRLAFTHSSAVRAQPEKGRHQTNERLEFLGDAILGAVVAEYLFQKYPYEQEGFLTEVRSRIVNRESLNGIALKLGLDKLVQLDAAQGRGARSRSVNGNALEALVGAVYLDLGYQAARKFILTRLVKGFVDVHTLTTTTANFKSKLVEWAQRQGKNLRYDLSGEARLSGTMEFTATVLLDDEVVATGMGLSKKQAEQLAAERALAALGVA; the protein is encoded by the coding sequence GTGGTAAGTTTCGTTTCGCGGCTGTTTGGTTCGGATAAGGCTTTTCGCAAGGCTGTAGGCACGGTCACCGGCCAGGCCCCTGGTAACGCCCGGCTGTACCGGCTGGCCTTCACACACTCGTCGGCGGTGCGGGCGCAGCCCGAGAAGGGCCGCCACCAGACCAACGAGCGGCTGGAGTTTCTGGGTGACGCCATTCTGGGGGCTGTGGTGGCCGAATACCTGTTCCAGAAGTACCCTTACGAGCAGGAAGGCTTCCTGACGGAGGTGCGCTCGCGCATTGTCAACCGCGAGAGCCTGAACGGCATTGCGTTGAAGCTGGGGCTGGACAAGCTGGTGCAGCTCGACGCGGCTCAGGGCCGCGGGGCCCGCTCGCGCTCCGTGAACGGTAACGCGCTGGAGGCCCTGGTGGGGGCCGTATACCTGGATTTGGGCTACCAAGCGGCCCGCAAATTCATTCTCACCCGCCTCGTGAAGGGCTTCGTGGACGTGCACACGCTCACTACCACCACGGCCAATTTCAAGAGCAAGCTGGTGGAATGGGCCCAGCGCCAGGGTAAAAACCTGCGCTACGACCTCAGCGGCGAGGCACGGTTGAGCGGCACCATGGAGTTCACCGCCACGGTGCTGCTGGACGACGAGGTAGTGGCTACCGGCATGGGCCTGAGCAAAAAGCAGGCGGAGCAGCTGGCCGCCGAGCGGGCCCTGGCAGCGCTGGGGGTAGCCTGA
- the lgt gene encoding prolipoprotein diacylglyceryl transferase has product MLPSLASIFWNVDPTIFTAGPWHVFGLELGPLTPRWYGLLFMAPFVLGTFVLAHIYKSEKTSPAWVDVITVYMLVGTIVGARLGHVLFYEPSLLTTPDIFEVFRIWHGGLASHGATIGILLAVWLFARNNKFDYLWTLDRIVIVVALGGACIRMGNLMNSEIVGKPTDAPWAFTFPRDVEHLVPVTRPLPAGAVQVAAVPVQLVDGTSSYRLLPAGTPVAPDAPMAVPRHPTQIYESLFCVFLLVLLYAMWNRTREKTPRGQLFGLFVVLLFTFRILVEYLKENQVSFEKGNFMNQGQLLSIPFILIGIWVLLRAGKDPNNPYGYAPRDLDAAEAAAAGGPTIAPVAGRK; this is encoded by the coding sequence ATGCTGCCTTCCCTCGCGAGTATTTTCTGGAACGTGGACCCCACCATCTTCACCGCGGGGCCCTGGCACGTGTTTGGGCTGGAGCTGGGGCCCCTCACGCCGCGCTGGTACGGGCTGCTGTTCATGGCGCCGTTCGTGCTGGGCACCTTCGTGCTGGCCCACATCTATAAGTCGGAGAAAACTTCCCCCGCCTGGGTCGACGTCATCACCGTGTACATGCTGGTGGGCACCATCGTGGGGGCCCGGCTGGGGCACGTGCTGTTTTACGAGCCTTCGCTTTTAACCACGCCGGACATATTTGAAGTGTTCCGCATTTGGCACGGCGGGCTGGCCAGCCACGGCGCCACCATCGGTATCTTGCTGGCCGTGTGGCTGTTCGCGCGCAACAACAAGTTCGACTACCTCTGGACGCTCGACCGCATCGTGATTGTGGTGGCCCTGGGCGGCGCCTGCATTCGGATGGGTAACCTGATGAACTCCGAAATCGTGGGCAAGCCCACTGACGCCCCGTGGGCCTTCACCTTTCCGCGCGATGTGGAGCACCTGGTGCCCGTGACGCGCCCGCTGCCCGCCGGGGCAGTGCAGGTTGCCGCCGTGCCCGTGCAGCTGGTCGACGGCACCAGCAGCTACCGCTTGCTACCCGCCGGCACGCCCGTGGCCCCCGACGCGCCGATGGCCGTGCCGCGCCACCCCACCCAGATTTACGAGTCGCTGTTTTGCGTGTTCCTGCTCGTGCTGCTCTACGCCATGTGGAACCGTACCCGGGAAAAAACGCCGCGCGGGCAGCTCTTCGGACTCTTTGTGGTGCTGCTCTTCACCTTCCGCATCCTGGTCGAGTACCTGAAGGAAAACCAGGTTTCGTTTGAGAAAGGCAACTTTATGAACCAGGGCCAGCTGCTCAGCATTCCGTTCATCCTCATCGGCATCTGGGTGCTGCTGCGCGCCGGCAAAGACCCCAACAACCCCTACGGCTACGCCCCGCGCGACCTCGACGCCGCCGAAGCTGCCGCCGCTGGGGGCCCTACGATTGCGCCGGTGGCTGGCCGCAAATAG
- the nadE gene encoding NAD(+) synthase — MRIAGAALNQIPFDWENNLRTIRAAIEQAKAAGVELLCLPELCLTGYGCEDLFLNDWLPAEALARLQDIRPWTDGICVCVGLPVRLQGRTYNTAAVLRDGQILGFAAKQFLANEGVHYEPRFFVAWPAGETTTVELGGETWLLGDLIFEHRGVKFGFEICEDAWRADDVRPACRLRGKVDLIVNPSASHFAMSKTDVRYQLVLKASRNFHCTYVYANLLGNEAGRIIYDGEILVARNGHLLKRNQLLSFKEVDLEWVDVDFGYDLAPAAEIVPLPAPDEYKELNQAMSLALFDYLRKARSRGFVLSLSGGADSCFCAVGVAEMVRLGVEELGVAEFKRRSGCFDGAPVAVQTGAGGEATQTLQDMPGAPGAPVPPALSDNQQLVNALLTCAYQGTVNSSDDTFESAQELADSLGARFFHWTIDDEVAGYVGKISGALGRKLAWDTDDLALQNIQARVRAPGIWLLANVQNCLLLTTSNRSEASVGYCTMDGDTAGSISPIAGVDKAFVKQWLRWAETELGYGALRHVNALQPTAELRPLADGQTDERDLMPYPLLNRIERLAFYERLAPAAVLAQLVAETPDADAEQLRTYVRRFYTLWSRNQWKRERYAPSFHLDDYNVDPRSWLRFPILSGGFGAELAAL; from the coding sequence ATGCGTATCGCCGGCGCCGCCCTCAACCAAATCCCGTTTGACTGGGAAAATAATTTGCGCACCATCCGCGCGGCCATTGAGCAGGCCAAGGCAGCGGGCGTGGAACTGCTGTGCCTGCCCGAGCTGTGCCTGACCGGCTACGGCTGCGAAGACCTGTTTCTGAACGACTGGCTGCCGGCAGAGGCCCTGGCGCGCTTGCAGGATATTCGGCCCTGGACGGATGGGATTTGCGTGTGCGTGGGCCTGCCCGTGCGCTTGCAAGGCCGCACCTACAACACGGCGGCGGTGCTGCGCGACGGCCAGATTCTGGGCTTCGCGGCCAAGCAGTTTCTGGCCAACGAGGGGGTGCACTACGAGCCGCGCTTTTTCGTGGCGTGGCCCGCAGGCGAAACCACGACGGTGGAGTTGGGTGGCGAAACCTGGCTGCTGGGCGACCTCATCTTTGAGCACCGTGGGGTGAAGTTTGGCTTCGAGATTTGCGAAGATGCGTGGCGGGCCGACGACGTACGGCCGGCCTGCCGGCTGCGCGGCAAGGTGGATCTGATTGTGAATCCCTCGGCCAGCCACTTCGCCATGAGCAAAACCGATGTGCGCTACCAGCTGGTGCTGAAGGCCTCGCGCAATTTCCACTGCACCTACGTCTACGCCAACCTGCTGGGCAACGAGGCGGGGCGCATCATCTATGACGGCGAAATATTGGTGGCTCGCAACGGCCACCTGCTCAAGCGCAACCAGCTGCTGAGCTTCAAGGAAGTGGACCTGGAGTGGGTGGATGTGGACTTCGGCTACGACTTGGCCCCGGCGGCGGAAATCGTGCCGCTGCCCGCGCCTGATGAGTACAAGGAACTCAACCAAGCCATGAGCCTGGCCCTGTTTGACTACCTGCGCAAGGCCCGCAGCCGCGGCTTCGTGCTGAGCCTGAGCGGCGGAGCCGATTCGTGCTTTTGCGCCGTGGGCGTGGCCGAGATGGTACGCCTGGGCGTGGAAGAGCTGGGCGTGGCGGAGTTCAAGCGCCGTAGCGGCTGCTTCGACGGGGCCCCGGTGGCCGTGCAAACGGGCGCTGGCGGTGAGGCCACCCAAACCCTGCAAGACATGCCCGGCGCGCCAGGGGCCCCTGTGCCGCCGGCGCTGAGCGATAACCAGCAGCTCGTCAACGCGCTGCTAACCTGCGCCTACCAGGGCACGGTGAATTCGTCCGACGATACGTTTGAGTCGGCCCAGGAGCTGGCCGATAGTCTGGGGGCCCGGTTTTTCCACTGGACCATCGACGACGAGGTGGCTGGCTACGTGGGCAAAATATCCGGGGCCCTGGGGCGCAAGCTGGCCTGGGATACCGACGATTTGGCCCTGCAAAACATCCAGGCGCGGGTGCGGGCCCCCGGTATCTGGCTGCTGGCCAACGTGCAGAATTGCCTGCTCCTCACCACGTCTAACCGCTCGGAGGCCAGCGTAGGCTACTGCACGATGGATGGTGACACGGCCGGCAGCATTTCGCCCATTGCGGGCGTCGACAAGGCCTTCGTGAAGCAGTGGCTACGCTGGGCCGAAACCGAGTTGGGCTACGGGGCCCTGCGCCACGTCAACGCCCTGCAACCCACCGCCGAGCTGCGCCCGCTGGCCGACGGGCAAACCGACGAGCGCGACCTGATGCCCTACCCGCTGCTCAACCGCATCGAGCGGCTGGCGTTCTACGAGCGGCTGGCGCCCGCCGCCGTGCTGGCCCAGCTGGTGGCCGAAACCCCTGACGCCGACGCCGAGCAGCTCCGCACTTACGTGCGCCGTTTCTACACCCTGTGGAGCCGCAACCAGTGGAAGCGCGAGCGCTACGCCCCCAGCTTCCACCTCGACGACTACAACGTGGACCCGCGCTCGTGGCTGCGCTTCCCCATCCTCAGCGGCGGCTTCGGGGCCGAACTGGCGGCGCTGTAG
- a CDS encoding M48 family metallopeptidase — protein MPRSPVAAPRRETVLHQGQPLDYTLVFRARRTLGFAVRPDGSVHVSAPAGVPATWVAQQVLKRADWIRQHLAAFARRPPPAPARSYHAGAAHHYLGRPLALRLTEGPRSAVAAAGHELVITYPAPHAPARTEALLLAWYARQAPALFAEALARVWPAFAGLELRQPTLFVRHMRTRWGSCTPTTARIRLTPDLVRATPGCLDYVLLHECCHLKVPDHSPAFYALQTRLLPDWELWKQRLNALPR, from the coding sequence ATGCCCCGCTCCCCCGTTGCGGCCCCGCGCCGCGAAACCGTCCTTCACCAGGGCCAGCCGCTCGACTACACGCTCGTGTTTCGGGCGCGGCGCACCCTGGGCTTCGCCGTGCGGCCCGACGGTAGCGTGCACGTGTCGGCCCCGGCCGGGGTGCCGGCCACTTGGGTGGCCCAGCAGGTGCTGAAGCGGGCCGACTGGATCCGGCAGCACTTGGCAGCGTTTGCCCGCCGCCCGCCGCCCGCGCCCGCCCGGAGCTACCACGCCGGGGCGGCGCACCACTACCTGGGGCGGCCCCTGGCCTTGCGCCTGACCGAGGGGCCCCGGTCCGCCGTGGCCGCGGCCGGCCACGAGCTGGTCATTACCTACCCCGCGCCCCACGCGCCCGCCCGCACCGAGGCCCTGTTGCTGGCCTGGTACGCCCGGCAGGCCCCGGCGCTGTTTGCCGAAGCCTTAGCTCGCGTGTGGCCGGCGTTCGCGGGGCTGGAGCTGCGCCAGCCCACGCTGTTTGTGCGGCACATGCGCACGCGCTGGGGCAGCTGCACGCCCACCACGGCCCGCATCCGCCTCACCCCCGACCTGGTGCGCGCCACCCCCGGCTGCCTCGACTACGTGCTGCTGCACGAGTGCTGCCACCTCAAAGTACCCGACCACTCGCCCGCCTTCTACGCCCTGCAAACCCGCCTGCTGCCCGACTGGGAGCTGTGGAAGCAGCGGCTGAACGCGCTGCCGAGATAG
- a CDS encoding RNA polymerase sigma factor, producing the protein MAHPVPLPVASSCPTRVRASAPAADADLVAQLQLGSEAAFRILVARYQDRIYQTVLALLRSPEEAEDVAQEVFVEVYQTVARFRGEAAFSTWLYRLATSRALKNRRQARAKKRFAYLTSLLGFDNDVLHEVPDHAHPLALLEGQQQLRLLLDHVARLPDAQQVAFTLRHEQELSYEEIAAVLSTSVAAVESLLFRARQTLRKHLPPSFRHA; encoded by the coding sequence GTGGCTCACCCCGTTCCGTTGCCCGTGGCCAGCAGTTGCCCAACCCGGGTGCGGGCAAGCGCGCCGGCGGCCGATGCCGACCTGGTGGCGCAGTTGCAGCTGGGCAGCGAGGCCGCTTTTCGCATTCTGGTGGCGCGCTACCAGGACCGCATCTACCAGACAGTGCTGGCCTTGCTGCGCTCGCCCGAGGAAGCCGAAGACGTTGCCCAGGAAGTGTTTGTGGAAGTGTACCAGACCGTGGCCCGCTTCCGGGGCGAAGCGGCGTTCAGCACCTGGCTCTACCGGCTGGCCACCTCGCGGGCCCTGAAAAACCGCCGGCAGGCCCGCGCCAAGAAGCGCTTTGCCTACCTCACCAGCCTGTTGGGCTTCGACAATGACGTGCTGCACGAGGTGCCCGACCACGCGCACCCGCTGGCCCTGCTCGAAGGCCAGCAGCAGCTGCGCCTGCTGCTCGACCACGTGGCCCGCCTGCCCGACGCCCAGCAAGTGGCCTTCACCCTGCGCCACGAGCAGGAGCTGAGCTACGAGGAAATCGCGGCCGTGCTTAGCACCAGCGTCGCCGCCGTGGAATCCCTGCTGTTCCGGGCCCGGCAAACCCTTCGCAAACACTTGCCCCCTTCGTTTCGCCATGCCTGA
- a CDS encoding acyl carrier protein, which produces MSEIAEKVKAIIIDKLGVEASEVTPEASFTNDLGADSLDTVELIMEFEKEFNVSIPDDQAENIQTVGQAVSYLEEHAK; this is translated from the coding sequence ATGTCTGAAATCGCAGAAAAAGTAAAAGCCATCATTATTGATAAATTAGGGGTGGAAGCCTCGGAAGTGACCCCGGAAGCCAGCTTTACCAACGACTTGGGCGCCGATTCGCTCGACACTGTGGAGCTGATTATGGAATTCGAAAAGGAGTTCAACGTGAGCATTCCCGACGACCAGGCCGAGAACATTCAGACCGTGGGCCAGGCCGTTAGCTACCTCGAAGAGCACGCCAAGTAG
- the fabF gene encoding beta-ketoacyl-ACP synthase II, which translates to MSSIRRVVVTGLGAITPIGSTVPTYWEGLKNGVSGAALITRFPAAKFKTRFACEVKDYNPDTYFDRKEGRKMDLFTQFAVIASDEAIADAGLLEGVDKDRVGVIWGSGIGGLRSLQEECFQFERGDGTPRYSPFFIPRMIADSSSGNISIKNGFRGPNFVTTSACASSNDALIAAFNNIRLGLADAIVTGGSEAAITESGVGGFNALKAMSERNDDPASASRPYDKDRDGFVLGEGAGALVLEEYEHAKARSAKMYAEVIGGGMSSDAYHITAPDPSGSGVVLVMRNALRDAGIAPEDVDYINTHGTSTPLGDGAEIKAIETVFGAHAAVLNISSTKSMTGHLLGGAGGIEAVACIFAMQNSLVPPTINLHTPDPEINQALNFTPNVAQAREVNVAMSNTFGFGGHNTSVIFRKL; encoded by the coding sequence ATGTCGTCCATCCGACGCGTTGTCGTTACCGGCCTCGGGGCCATCACGCCGATTGGCAGCACCGTTCCAACCTACTGGGAAGGCCTGAAAAACGGCGTGAGTGGCGCCGCCCTCATCACCCGTTTCCCCGCCGCCAAGTTTAAAACCCGCTTTGCCTGCGAGGTGAAGGACTACAACCCCGACACTTACTTCGACCGCAAGGAGGGCCGCAAAATGGACCTCTTCACGCAGTTTGCCGTCATTGCTTCCGACGAAGCCATCGCCGACGCCGGCCTGCTGGAAGGCGTCGACAAGGACCGTGTAGGCGTGATTTGGGGCTCGGGCATCGGCGGGCTGCGCTCGCTGCAAGAAGAGTGCTTCCAGTTTGAGCGCGGCGACGGTACGCCGCGCTACTCGCCCTTCTTCATCCCGCGCATGATTGCCGACTCCTCGTCGGGCAATATTTCCATCAAAAACGGCTTCCGGGGCCCCAACTTCGTTACCACTTCGGCCTGCGCCTCGTCGAACGATGCGCTGATTGCCGCCTTTAACAACATCCGCCTGGGCCTGGCCGACGCCATCGTGACCGGCGGCTCCGAGGCGGCCATCACCGAGTCGGGCGTGGGCGGCTTCAACGCCCTCAAGGCCATGAGCGAGCGCAACGACGACCCCGCTTCCGCCTCGCGGCCCTACGATAAGGACCGCGACGGCTTCGTGCTGGGCGAGGGCGCCGGGGCCCTGGTGCTCGAAGAGTACGAGCACGCTAAAGCCCGCAGCGCCAAGATGTACGCCGAGGTTATCGGCGGCGGCATGTCGTCGGACGCCTACCATATCACCGCCCCCGACCCCTCGGGCTCCGGCGTGGTGCTGGTGATGCGCAACGCCCTGCGCGACGCCGGCATTGCCCCCGAGGACGTGGACTACATCAACACCCACGGCACGAGCACGCCGCTCGGCGACGGGGCCGAAATCAAGGCCATCGAAACCGTGTTCGGGGCCCACGCCGCGGTCCTGAACATTTCCTCGACCAAGAGCATGACCGGGCACCTGCTAGGCGGGGCCGGTGGCATTGAGGCGGTGGCGTGCATTTTTGCCATGCAGAACAGCTTGGTGCCGCCCACTATCAACCTGCACACGCCCGACCCGGAAATCAACCAGGCCCTGAACTTCACTCCCAACGTGGCCCAGGCCCGCGAAGTGAACGTGGCCATGAGCAACACCTTCGGCTTCGGGGGCCACAACACGTCGGTAATTTTCCGCAAGCTTTAA
- a CDS encoding IPExxxVDY family protein — MTKTFTLDVELACDFDLFGLVSSARDYSLAWALNQALRLRLRRQPDLLLPMPGREQLMFSHYLYATEVLTLRLFRNRSLVLSAFPKPFLAPDFKEYDYLLAVTNGGDELAGAALVARLAALTAVQHATQFDPSTLKYKENLIL, encoded by the coding sequence GTGACGAAGACTTTTACCCTGGATGTGGAGCTGGCCTGCGATTTCGACCTGTTCGGGCTCGTGTCCAGCGCCCGCGACTACTCGCTGGCCTGGGCCCTCAACCAGGCCCTGCGCCTGCGCCTGCGCCGGCAGCCCGATCTGCTGCTTCCAATGCCCGGGCGCGAGCAGCTTATGTTCAGCCATTATTTGTACGCCACGGAGGTGCTTACGCTGCGCTTGTTTCGCAACCGGTCCCTGGTACTGTCGGCCTTCCCAAAGCCTTTTCTGGCCCCCGACTTTAAGGAGTACGACTACTTGCTGGCCGTGACGAACGGCGGCGATGAGCTGGCCGGCGCTGCCCTGGTGGCCCGCCTCGCTGCCCTGACTGCGGTGCAGCACGCGACCCAATTTGACCCCAGTACGCTTAAATACAAAGAGAATTTGATTTTGTAG
- a CDS encoding ComEA family DNA-binding protein translates to MGIVINCSLLTVNCVCAQDYPRRPPDLDRLTQELFAEIQSDQVPVEDIYETLLNYYQAPLNLNAAGREDLRALLLLSETQITNLLRHREANGLLLSVYELQSIERFDLRTIGRILPFVAVAGGDGRAARGPLWQRILHEDNNYALLRYERVLQARQGYTPATLYQGRPTLRYLGGPDKLALRYRASHSQDFSVGFSLEKDAGEPWAWQPGQGRLGFDYFSAHLVLQARGRWKTIALGDYQLQFGQGLLLSSGFAVGKGAEVITTVRRSSVGVRPYAGLLENSFFRGGAATYQLGPRWDATAFASHRNADANLRQTQDSLAAYDEFSSGLIYTGLHRTATELANRHRLAETVGGGHLGYATANGDLAVGLIAVGTHYGTALLKRPETYNLFEFSGKNNLALGLHYSYVWRNLLLFGETARTTGGALGTVNGLLASLGSAVDAAVLLRHYPADFHSLYGNAFGENYRNINESGVYFGLKIRPAPRWEVATYYDQFSFPWLRYRVGAPSRGHDALLRLAYTPSKTTILSAQLRQRLKPRDLPTSPDFPVPLPGNYLQQSLLLYYDAALSPALEVRTRLQASRLRLDDDQAWRTGYVLAQDVAYRFGRALKLTARYAVFDADNYDVRQYVYESDVWLAVSVPALYGQGTRAYALAEIRLGKPLTLWLRYAETRYRHQATVGTGLEAIEGAVRGEVKAQLRYKF, encoded by the coding sequence GTGGGCATTGTTATTAATTGTTCACTGCTAACTGTTAATTGCGTCTGCGCCCAGGACTACCCGCGCCGCCCGCCCGATCTCGACCGGCTGACGCAGGAGCTGTTCGCCGAAATCCAGAGCGACCAAGTGCCGGTGGAGGATATCTACGAAACGCTGCTCAACTACTACCAGGCCCCGCTCAACCTCAACGCCGCCGGCCGCGAAGACCTACGAGCCTTGCTGCTGCTTTCCGAAACGCAGATTACCAACCTGCTGCGCCACCGCGAAGCCAACGGCTTGCTGCTGAGCGTGTACGAGTTGCAAAGCATTGAGAGGTTTGATTTGCGCACTATTGGCCGCATCCTGCCGTTTGTGGCGGTGGCCGGGGGCGACGGGCGCGCCGCCCGGGGCCCCCTGTGGCAGCGCATCCTGCACGAAGACAACAACTACGCGCTGCTGCGCTACGAGCGGGTGCTGCAAGCCCGCCAGGGCTACACCCCCGCCACGCTCTACCAGGGGCGGCCCACACTGCGCTACCTCGGGGGGCCCGACAAGCTGGCCCTGCGCTACCGGGCCAGCCACAGCCAGGATTTCAGCGTCGGGTTTTCGCTCGAAAAAGACGCCGGCGAGCCCTGGGCCTGGCAGCCGGGCCAGGGCCGGTTGGGGTTCGATTACTTCTCGGCCCACCTGGTGCTGCAAGCGCGCGGCCGCTGGAAAACTATCGCCCTGGGCGACTACCAGCTGCAATTCGGGCAGGGGCTGCTGCTCTCGTCGGGCTTCGCGGTGGGCAAAGGGGCGGAGGTGATTACCACCGTGCGGCGCTCGTCGGTGGGCGTGCGGCCCTACGCGGGGCTGCTGGAGAATTCGTTTTTCCGGGGCGGGGCCGCTACCTACCAGCTGGGACCCCGGTGGGACGCCACGGCTTTCGCCTCGCACCGCAACGCCGATGCTAACCTGCGCCAAACCCAGGATTCGCTGGCCGCCTACGACGAGTTTAGCTCGGGTTTGATTTACACCGGTCTGCACCGCACGGCCACCGAGCTGGCCAACCGCCACCGCCTGGCCGAAACCGTAGGCGGCGGCCACCTCGGCTACGCCACCGCCAACGGCGACCTGGCCGTGGGCCTCATCGCCGTGGGCACGCACTACGGCACGGCTCTGCTCAAGCGGCCCGAAACCTATAATCTGTTCGAGTTCAGCGGGAAGAACAACCTGGCCCTGGGCCTGCACTATAGCTACGTGTGGCGCAACCTGCTGCTGTTTGGCGAAACGGCGCGCACCACCGGCGGGGCCCTGGGCACCGTGAACGGCCTGCTCGCCAGCCTGGGCTCAGCCGTAGACGCGGCCGTGCTGCTGCGTCATTACCCCGCTGATTTCCACTCGCTCTACGGCAACGCGTTTGGCGAGAACTACCGTAACATCAACGAGAGCGGCGTGTACTTCGGGCTGAAAATCCGGCCCGCGCCGCGCTGGGAAGTCGCCACGTACTACGACCAGTTCAGCTTTCCGTGGCTGCGCTACCGCGTGGGGGCCCCCAGCCGCGGCCACGACGCGCTGCTGCGCCTGGCCTACACGCCCAGCAAAACCACCATTCTCTCGGCCCAGCTTCGCCAGCGCCTCAAGCCCCGCGACTTGCCCACGAGCCCCGATTTCCCGGTGCCGCTGCCCGGCAATTACTTACAGCAAAGCCTGTTGCTGTACTACGATGCGGCCCTGAGCCCGGCCCTGGAAGTGCGCACCCGCCTGCAAGCCTCGCGCCTGCGCCTCGACGACGACCAGGCCTGGCGGACCGGCTACGTGCTGGCCCAGGACGTGGCCTACCGCTTCGGCCGGGCCCTGAAACTGACGGCCCGCTACGCCGTGTTCGACGCCGATAACTACGACGTGCGCCAGTACGTGTACGAGTCGGACGTGTGGTTGGCCGTTTCAGTACCAGCCCTCTATGGGCAGGGTACGCGGGCCTACGCGCTGGCCGAAATCCGCCTGGGCAAGCCCCTTACGCTGTGGCTGCGCTACGCCGAAACCCGCTACCGCCACCAAGCCACCGTCGGCACCGGCCTGGAAGCCATCGAGGGCGCAGTGCGCGGCGAAGTGAAGGCGCAGCTGCGGTACAAGTTTTAG
- a CDS encoding DUF4357 domain-containing protein yields MHEILLDIQQRLKAGDYKNEEHVRLSLVARVVQVLGWDVWNPTEVYTEFKATKMEDHTRVDVALLTHGFEATAVFIECKAVGAFAADLAAVERQLRDYNRDHTALFTVITDGRHWRFYFSFTSGEFKDKLFCKFDLQDDALDEIAGYLDTFLLRDHILDHSARRKAEAYLMLGKKERAMQDVLPDAQKLVSQPPFPSLPAALVQLLAAKVLTITPAEAQAFLMGMALAAAGAPTPPTAAAGAPARRPAPKKQAVAPPPAVVPGPAPADEVPAGERFVLKQGAAHATAHLQPDGALLVLAGSMAAATEAASLSPGGISLRQKLLVSGVLKPHGEQLIFTSDYSFESANAAAIVLVARSVNAQTAWQHASGKQVRDFIK; encoded by the coding sequence ATGCACGAGATTTTACTGGATATTCAGCAGCGGCTGAAAGCAGGCGACTACAAAAACGAGGAGCACGTGCGCCTCTCGCTGGTGGCGCGGGTGGTGCAGGTGCTGGGCTGGGACGTGTGGAACCCCACGGAGGTGTACACCGAATTCAAGGCCACCAAGATGGAGGACCACACGCGGGTCGACGTGGCCTTGCTCACCCACGGCTTCGAGGCCACCGCCGTCTTTATCGAGTGCAAGGCCGTGGGCGCGTTCGCGGCCGATTTGGCGGCGGTGGAGCGGCAGCTACGCGACTACAACCGCGACCATACGGCGCTCTTCACCGTCATCACCGACGGCCGGCACTGGCGGTTCTACTTCTCCTTCACCAGCGGCGAATTCAAGGATAAGCTGTTCTGCAAGTTCGACTTGCAGGACGACGCGCTGGACGAAATAGCCGGCTACCTCGACACGTTCCTGCTCCGCGACCATATCCTGGACCATTCCGCCCGCCGTAAAGCCGAAGCCTACCTGATGCTGGGCAAAAAGGAGCGCGCCATGCAGGACGTGCTGCCCGACGCCCAGAAACTGGTGTCGCAGCCGCCGTTTCCGTCGTTGCCCGCCGCCCTGGTGCAGCTGCTGGCCGCCAAAGTGCTGACCATTACTCCGGCTGAAGCCCAGGCGTTTTTGATGGGCATGGCGCTGGCTGCTGCCGGGGCCCCCACGCCGCCTACGGCCGCCGCCGGGGCCCCCGCCAGGCGCCCGGCCCCAAAGAAGCAAGCCGTTGCGCCGCCGCCCGCGGTTGTCCCAGGGCCCGCCCCGGCTGACGAAGTACCCGCAGGGGAGCGGTTCGTGCTGAAGCAGGGTGCAGCGCACGCCACCGCGCACTTGCAGCCCGATGGGGCCCTGCTGGTGCTGGCCGGCTCGATGGCCGCAGCTACGGAGGCGGCAAGTCTATCGCCCGGTGGGATTTCGCTGCGGCAGAAATTATTGGTAAGCGGGGTATTGAAGCCGCATGGCGAGCAATTAATTTTTACCAGTGATTATTCATTTGAGTCAGCTAACGCAGCAGCCATCGTGCTGGTAGCCCGTTCTGTTAACGCCCAAACGGCCTGGCAGCACGCCAGTGGCAAGCAGGTGCGCGACTTTATCAAATAG
- the yidD gene encoding membrane protein insertion efficiency factor YidD has protein sequence MVRSLTRSFFLALIWLYRHLVSPLTPPSCRYTPTCSAYAAEAITKHGPWRGGRLALRRIGRCHPWGGHGYDPVP, from the coding sequence ATGGTTCGCTCGCTGACCCGCTCGTTTTTTCTGGCCCTCATCTGGCTCTACCGGCACCTGGTTTCGCCGCTCACGCCGCCCAGCTGCCGCTACACGCCCACCTGCTCGGCCTACGCCGCCGAGGCCATTACCAAACACGGGCCCTGGCGGGGCGGGCGGCTGGCGCTGCGGCGCATCGGGCGCTGCCACCCCTGGGGCGGCCACGGCTACGACCCCGTACCATAA